GCACGTCGTCGGCGTCGGTGGGCAGCCCGCGCACCGACATCCGCGCGGCGAGCGCGGCCCGCAGCGTCGGCTCGCCCTCGGTCGTGGAGTACTGCAACGCCTGCGCGGGCGCCTCCTCCAGTACGGCCCGGAAGGCGGCCGCCACGCCCTCGGCGTCGAACAGCTCGGGGGCCGGGAGCCCGCCCGCGAAGTTGATGACCTCGGGCCGCGCGGTGACGGCGAGGATGTCCCGTACCGGAGAACCACCGATCGACCGGGCCCGCGCGGCGAGCGGAGGCGCGGGGGCGAAGACGTCTGCGGATGCTGCGGGAGCGCTCGTAAGGGTCATGCGGAGCACCCTAGACACTTACCTGCCCTCTACAAGCAGATTTCCAGGATCCGGTCCCCGTCCCACGCCACCCGCCCGGGACGGAACGAAACCGCAGCTCAGAGCCCGTCCCACCACTCCGACGTCCCGAATTTCCCGCCACCCCTGGCCTCGCCCACGCACGACCCCACAAGCTGGGCCCGCCGAACTCCCCCACCAGAGAGGGCCGTGTCATGTCGAGGTCCGCACCCACCGCCCGCCCCGCCCGGCTGCTCGCCGCGCTGACGGTCGTGGTCGCCGTGTTCACCCTCACGGCGTGCGAGGACGGCGAGGGCATACGCGACGAGGGCCCGTCGTCCTCGACGTCCCGGACTCACGACGACCCGTCGCCGGCCTCCCAGGCATCCCCGCCGAGCGGGAACTCGTAGGCGGGCCGCCCGTTGTTGCCGGAGGTCCGGAAGGGCTTGCCCCCGTCGTCGATCCGCAGCGTGCCGCTGCGCGAACCGCTGGACCAGTCGAGCTCCAGATACCAGCTGACGTCGTACGCGGAGGCGTCGGCCCGGATGTAGTAGACCTCGGGGTCCGACTCGCTCACCTTGAACGGGAAGTCCCGGTGCCCCGCCTCGGGCACGACCGCGGGCCGTGTCGCGTCGAGGGCCACGGTGAAGGACCGGGTCGGCACATTGCCGCCGCAGCCCACGCCCGGGTATCCCATCGCGTAGTCGTTCCAGGCGACCGGCGACCGCTTGCCGGCCATGTGCACGGTCAGATCCTTGACGACCACCGTCTCCGCACCGGTGCCCTGCACGGTGAGCGTCACATACTGCTCCCCCGACGACACCGCCCCCGTGGCCGCCACCCACGCCGCCGCGTCCTGCTCGATCGGCGGCGGAGGCACCTCGCCGGGCGGCTTGTCGATGAGATAGCGCTGGGAGCAGGGGCTCTCCCAGGAGTACGGGGCGGCCGCGACGGTCAGCGGAACGGCGGTGGAGGAACCGGCCCCGGAGGAGACCGAGGGCGTGACGGTCGCCTGCGCGCCGGTGCCCTTCTCCTTGCCCTTGTCCTTGTCCTTCGCGGTGGCCGTGGGTGAGGCGGACGGCGAGCTCTTCGAGGGCGACGGCGACGCGGACCCGCCCTTGCCCGCCCCGTCATCACCGGCGACGGACACGGACCCGGCGGGCCGCTCACCCCGGTCGTCGTCCCCACCCGAGGGCAGCCCCAGGGCAAGCCCGACGGCACCGAGGACAGCGGCGACGGCGATCGCGGCGACGAGGGCGGTACGCCGCCGACGACGAGGCTGCACCTCAGGCACCTCAGGCACCTCAGACACCACCGGCACCACCGGCACCACCGACGCCTCAGGCACCACCGCCGCAACCGCCGCAACCGGCGCCGCTGCCTCGGCCGTTGGCGTGGCCGCCCCCTTCTTCCCCCTCCCCGCGTCCGCCAGCACCCACCGCCGATGCAGTTCGACGAGCTCATCCGGCGACGCCTTGCACAGCCGCGCGAGCCGCTCGACCGGCGCGTAGTCGGTCGGTACGGCATCGCCGTTGCAGTAGCGGTGCAGCGTCGACGTACTCATGTGAAGGCGCTTGGCGAGCACTCCGTAGCTGAGTCCGGAGCGGTCCTTCAACTCACGCAAAAACTCGGCGAAAGCGTCCGCGGCAGGGCCGTCGGTCACTGTTCTCCACCCCCGTATCGTCCCGTTCCCACGTTCCAGGAACGGACTGTTCTCCCAGGTCAGAACCCTTTTCGGCGTTCCAGCATCCCGAATGGTCCGTCAGCTGTGGCGGCCGGGACGCGATCCCCCACAAGCTTTGATCATCCCAACCAGCGCTTCCGAAAGGGAACTTGCCATGCGCATCGTCCGCCACCACCTGCTCGCCGCCGCCGGAGTCACCCTCGCCACCCTCGCACTGACCGCGTGCAATGACGGAACGGGCACGACGGACGAGGGGGCGTCAAAGCCGACGGCATCGGCGACTTCGACCGCGACGCCGACGACCGCGACGCCGACGACGCAGAAGCCGGCCGCCGACAAGCCGGCCGCCACTCCGGCGGGCAGCTCCACGAAGTCCCCGTCACAGAAGCCTTCCACAGCCCCCACCGAGGACGACAACGACCCCGCGGCCTACGCCTTCTGCAACGGCTCCAACACCACGACCACCGCCCAGCCGGTCTCCCGCCCCCTGAACCACATGCTCCTGACAGTGCAGAACACGGGCTCCAAGCCCTGCAACCTCACCTACTACCCGGTGCTGCGCTTCGACGAGATGCAGTGGGCACCGCGGCCGGTCGAGGCCTCGCACCCCCAGGCGGTCGTCACCCTGAACCCGGGTGAGTCCGGCTACGCCGGTGTGCTCCTGTCGGCCGCCGACGGCAGTGGCGACGGCGGCACGACGGGCAAGAAGCTGGCGGTCATGTTCCAGGCGGGCACCCCGAACAGCGACGGCGGCGCGTCGGCGACCCCGGCGCTGCCGGCGAAGGGCGTGTACTACGACAGCACCCTGACGCCGACGTACTGGCAGACGACGGCGGACGACGCCCTGTCCTACTGACGACCGTCGTTGAGCATGCGGGCAGCCTCAACGGCCCAGTAGGTGAGGATGTTCTGCGCTCCAGCGCGCTTGATACCCGTGAGGGTCTCGAGAATGGCCCGCTCCCGGTCGATCCACCCCTTCTCGGCGGCGGCCTCGATCATCGAGTACTCGCCGGAGATCTGGTAGGCGGCGACGGGAACGTCCACGGAGTCCGCGACCTTGGCCAGGATGTCGAGGTAGGGCCCGGCCGGCTTGACCATCACCATGTCGGCCCCCTCCTCCAGGTCGAGGGCCAACTCCCGCAGCGACTCCCGCGCGTTGGCGGGGTCCTGCTGGTAGGTCTTGCGGTCCCCCTTCAGCGAGGACCCGACGGCCTCACGGAACGGCCCGTAGAACGCGGACGCGTACTTGGCGGTGTAGGCGAGGATGGCGACATCCTCCCGCCCGATCTGGTCGAGGGCGTCACGGATGACACCGATCTGCCCGTCCATCATCCCGCTGGGCCCGACCACATGGGCCCCGGCATCGGCCTGCACCTGAGCCATCTCGGCGTACCGCTCAAGGGTGGCGTCATTGTCGACGCGCCCTTGATCATCGAGCACCCCGCAATGCCCGTGATCGATGGTCTCGTCGAGACACACGTCGGACATCACCAGCAGCTCGTCGCCGACCTCGGCCCGCACATCGCGCAGCGCGACCTGCAAAATCCCGTCAGGATCGGTCCCCGGAGTCCCCAGAGCGTCCTTCTTGCTCTCCTCCGGCACCCCGAAGAGCATGATCCCGGAGATCCCGGCGGCGACAGCCTCAGCCGCAGCCTTCTTCAAACTGTCCCGGGTGTGCTGCACAACGCCGGGCATGGCAGCAATCGGCACCGGCTCACTGACGCCCTCCCGCACAAACGCGGGAAGGATGAAGTCAGCAGGATGCAGCCGAGTCTCAGCGACCATCCGCCGCATCACGGGCAAGGTCCGCAACCGCCGAGGCCGACTACCAGGAAACGATCCGTACTTCGACATACCCCTAAGCTACGCCCGCCCCACACCCCCCGTTACCGACGCCCAGTCGGCGCCGCACGGCCGGACAGCGAGCCCCCACACACCAGAACGGGCCGCCGCAGGCATCAAAGCCCACGACGGCCCGCACAAGCACAGAGCACGTCAGGTAGTAGTCCGCCTCCGCCGAGCCCCCGGCCGCCGCTCGCTCGGCCGAGTCACCGGGTCCCCGGCCTCAACCGCCGCCGCACGCCGCTTCAGCCCGAAGTCGGCCAGCGCCTCGGCAAGCTTGTGCACGGACGGCTCGGGAGCCATCACATCCACCCGCAGCCCATGCTCCTCGGCGGTCTTGGCCGTGGCAGGCCCAATACACGCAATGATCGTCACGTTGTGCGGCTTACCGGCGATACCCACCAGGTTCCGCACCGTCGAGGACGACGTGAAGAGAACGGCGTCGAAGCCACCCCCCTTGATCGCCTCCCGCGTCTCGGCCGGCGGCGGCGAGGCCCGCACGGTCCGGTAGGCGGTGACGTCGTCGACCTCCCACCCGAGCTCGATCAGCCCGGCCACCAGCGTCTCGGTGGCGATGTCGGCGCGCGGCAGGAAGACCCGGTCAATGGGATCGAACACAGGGTCATACGGCGGCCAGTCCTCAAGGAGCCCCGCAGCCGACTGCTCCCCGCTGGGCACCAGATCCGGCTTCACACCGAACGCGATCAGCGCCTTGGCGGTCTGCTCACCCACCGCGGCCACCTTGATGCCCGCAAAAGCCCGAGCATCAAGCCCGTACTCCTCGAACTTCTCCCGCACGGCCCTGACGGCGTTGACCGACGTGAAGGCGATCCACTCGTACCGCCCCGTCACCAGCCCCTTCACCGCCCGCTCCATCTGCTGGGGCGTGCGCGGCGGCTCGACGGCGATGGTCGGCACCTCGTGCGGCACGGCACCGTACGACCGCAGCTGGTCGGAGAGCGAGGCCGCCTGCTCCTTCGTACGCGGCACGAGCACCCGCCACCCGAACAGGGGCTTGTTCTCGAACCACGACAACTGGTCGCGCTGGGCGGCGGCGGAACGCTCACCGACCACGGCTATCACCGGCCGCCCGCCCTCCGGCGAGGGCAGCACCTTGGCCTGCTTGAGCGTCAGGGCGATGGTGCCCAGGGTGGCGGTCCACGTCCGCTGACGCGTGGTCGTACCGGCGACCGTGACCGTCATCGGGGTGTCGGGCTTACGGCCCGCGGCCACCAGCTCACCGGCCGCGGCGCCGACGGAGTCGAGGGTGGTCGACACGACGACCGTGCCGTCCGAGGCCCCCACCTCCGTCCAGCACCGGTCGGAGGCGGTCCGGGCGTCCACGAACCGCACGTCCGCGCCCTGGGCGTCCCGCAGGGGGACACCGGCGTAGGCGGGCACACCGACCGCGGCCGCGACCCCGGGAACCACCTCGAAAGGCACCCCGGCGCGGGCGCACGCCAGCATCTCCTCGGCGGCGTACGCGTCGAGCCCGGGGTCCCCGGACACCGCACGCACGACCCGCCTGCCGCCCCGCGCGGCCTCCATGACAAGATGTGCGGCATCCCTCACGGCAGGGACACCCGCGGTTGCTGATGAACCGTCAACAACCGTCAGCTGAGGCGCGCCTGTGCCCGGAAGCGGGTCCGCGGAGGACCCCGGTTCCGTGTTCACGACGGCGACGCCTGAACGGGCGTGGACGCGTACGACGTCGAGCACCTCGTGCTCGGCGACGAGGACGTCCGCGCTCGCCAGCGCCTCCACGGCGCGCAGAGTCAGTAGTCCCGGATCCCCGGGTCCGGCACCCAGGAAGGTGACGTGCCCGTGTTCAGGACCGGCGGCAGGAAGGGCGGTGGGGCTCACTGTGCTCGCTCCCCCATCAGACCGGCCGCGCCCTGGGCAAGCATCTCGGCCGCGAGTTCACGGCCGAGCGCCATTGCTTGGTCGTATGTCTCGGGCACGGGACCGGTGGTGGACATCTGCACCGTACGAGAGCCGTCGGTGGTACCGACCACCCCTCGCAGGCGCATTTCCTTGACAACGTGCCCGTCGGCCAGCAGGTCGGCCAGCGCGCCCACAGGGGCGGAGCAGCCGGCCTCCAGGGCGGCGAGCAGCGACCGCTCGGCAGTCACGGCGGCCCGCGTGAACGGGTCGTCGAGCTCTCCGAGCGCGGCGATCAGCTCCGCGTTGTCCGCGGTGCATTCGATCGCGAGTGCTCCCTGGCCGGGAGCGGGCAAAACCGTGTCGACCGACAGGAAGTCGGTCACTTCCTCGCTGCGCCCGATGCGGTTCAGCCCGGCCGCGGCCAGCACCACCGCGTCCAGCTCACCGTCGTGCACGTACCGGATCCGGGTGTCGACGTTCCCCCGGATCGGCACGGTCTCGATGTCCAGCCCATGGGCGCGTGCGTACGCGTTCAGCTGGGCCATCCGCCGCGGCGAGCCGGTACCGATCCGGGCCCCGCGGGGCAGGTCGGTGAACTTCAGCGCGTCCCGGGCGACGATGACGTCCCGCGGGTCCTCGCGCTGCGGGATCGCGGCGAGCGACAGCTCGTCGGGCTGCCCGGTCGGCAGGTCCTTGAGCGAGTGGACGGCGAAGTCCACCTCACCCTTGAGCAGCGCCTCCCGCAGAGCGGTCACGAACACACCCGTGCCGCCGATCTGCGCGAGCTGCTCCCGCGACACATCTCCGTACGTCGTGATCTCGACGAGCTCGACGGGCCGCCCGGTCACCTGGCTCACGGCGTCCGCCACCTGCCCGGACTGGGCCATGGCGAGCTTGCTCCGCCTGGTCCCGAGCCGTAGCGCCTTGGTACTCATGCCGACCCTCGGTCTTTCTCATTGGTGTTGCTGTCCTCGGCCCGGGAGACGGCGGCCACCGTCTCCGGGTCGAGGTCGAACAGGGTCCGCAGCGCGTCCGCGTACCCGGCACCGCCGGGCTCGGCCGCGAGCTGCTTGACCCGTACGGTCGGTGCGTGGAGCAGCTTGTCCACCACGCGCTTCACGGTCTGCGTGATCTCGCCGCGGTGCTTCTCGTCGAGCCCCGGGAGGCGCCCCTCCAGCCGGGCCATCTCCCCGGCCACCACATCGGCGGCCATGGTGCGCAGCGCGACGACGGTGGGCGTGATGTGCGCGGCCCGCAGTGCGGCCCCGAACGCGGCCACCTCGTCGGCGACGATCCGCCGCACCTGGTCGACATCGGCGGCCATGGGAGCGTCGGCGGAAGCCTCGGCCAGCGACTCGATGTCCACGAGCCGCACCCCGGCGATCCGGTGCACGGCGGCGTCGATGTCGCGGGGCATGGCGAGGTCGAGCAGGAAGAGAACGGGTGCGGGCCGCTGCGCTTCGGCGACGGGCTCGGGCTTACGACGCTCAGGGATCCGCCCGACGGAAGCGGCGGCGGCGGCGAGCGCGGCGATGGCCTCGGCCTCGTCGACAACAGAGGCGGCGTTCTGCGGCCGGGGAGCGTTGTCGACCCAGGCGGCGTGCTGCTCAAGCTCGGAGGCGGCCATCCCGGCAACGGCGGCTTCGCCGAGCACGGAGAAGCCGGGGGTGTTCAGGTCGAGGGGGCAACTGTCGTCGTCCACAGAGCCTGCGGGCAGTCGTGCCGCCTGGGCGGCACGGGTGGGCGCAGACGGCACCCCGCCGGCGCCGG
This DNA window, taken from Streptomyces sp. NBC_00663, encodes the following:
- the hemB gene encoding porphobilinogen synthase, producing the protein MSKYGSFPGSRPRRLRTLPVMRRMVAETRLHPADFILPAFVREGVSEPVPIAAMPGVVQHTRDSLKKAAAEAVAAGISGIMLFGVPEESKKDALGTPGTDPDGILQVALRDVRAEVGDELLVMSDVCLDETIDHGHCGVLDDQGRVDNDATLERYAEMAQVQADAGAHVVGPSGMMDGQIGVIRDALDQIGREDVAILAYTAKYASAFYGPFREAVGSSLKGDRKTYQQDPANARESLRELALDLEEGADMVMVKPAGPYLDILAKVADSVDVPVAAYQISGEYSMIEAAAEKGWIDRERAILETLTGIKRAGAQNILTYWAVEAARMLNDGRQ
- a CDS encoding helix-turn-helix domain-containing protein, with the protein product MTDGPAADAFAEFLRELKDRSGLSYGVLAKRLHMSTSTLHRYCNGDAVPTDYAPVERLARLCKASPDELVELHRRWVLADAGRGKKGAATPTAEAAAPVAAVAAVVPEASVVPVVPVVSEVPEVPEVQPRRRRRTALVAAIAVAAVLGAVGLALGLPSGGDDDRGERPAGSVSVAGDDGAGKGGSASPSPSKSSPSASPTATAKDKDKGKEKGTGAQATVTPSVSSGAGSSTAVPLTVAAAPYSWESPCSQRYLIDKPPGEVPPPPIEQDAAAWVAATGAVSSGEQYVTLTVQGTGAETVVVKDLTVHMAGKRSPVAWNDYAMGYPGVGCGGNVPTRSFTVALDATRPAVVPEAGHRDFPFKVSESDPEVYYIRADASAYDVSWYLELDWSSGSRSGTLRIDDGGKPFRTSGNNGRPAYEFPLGGDAWEAGDGSS
- a CDS encoding DUF4232 domain-containing protein produces the protein MRIVRHHLLAAAGVTLATLALTACNDGTGTTDEGASKPTASATSTATPTTATPTTQKPAADKPAATPAGSSTKSPSQKPSTAPTEDDNDPAAYAFCNGSNTTTTAQPVSRPLNHMLLTVQNTGSKPCNLTYYPVLRFDEMQWAPRPVEASHPQAVVTLNPGESGYAGVLLSAADGSGDGGTTGKKLAVMFQAGTPNSDGGASATPALPAKGVYYDSTLTPTYWQTTADDALSY
- the hemC gene encoding hydroxymethylbilane synthase, translated to MSTKALRLGTRRSKLAMAQSGQVADAVSQVTGRPVELVEITTYGDVSREQLAQIGGTGVFVTALREALLKGEVDFAVHSLKDLPTGQPDELSLAAIPQREDPRDVIVARDALKFTDLPRGARIGTGSPRRMAQLNAYARAHGLDIETVPIRGNVDTRIRYVHDGELDAVVLAAAGLNRIGRSEEVTDFLSVDTVLPAPGQGALAIECTADNAELIAALGELDDPFTRAAVTAERSLLAALEAGCSAPVGALADLLADGHVVKEMRLRGVVGTTDGSRTVQMSTTGPVPETYDQAMALGRELAAEMLAQGAAGLMGERAQ
- a CDS encoding bifunctional uroporphyrinogen-III C-methyltransferase/uroporphyrinogen-III synthase yields the protein MSPTALPAAGPEHGHVTFLGAGPGDPGLLTLRAVEALASADVLVAEHEVLDVVRVHARSGVAVVNTEPGSSADPLPGTGAPQLTVVDGSSATAGVPAVRDAAHLVMEAARGGRRVVRAVSGDPGLDAYAAEEMLACARAGVPFEVVPGVAAAVGVPAYAGVPLRDAQGADVRFVDARTASDRCWTEVGASDGTVVVSTTLDSVGAAAGELVAAGRKPDTPMTVTVAGTTTRQRTWTATLGTIALTLKQAKVLPSPEGGRPVIAVVGERSAAAQRDQLSWFENKPLFGWRVLVPRTKEQAASLSDQLRSYGAVPHEVPTIAVEPPRTPQQMERAVKGLVTGRYEWIAFTSVNAVRAVREKFEEYGLDARAFAGIKVAAVGEQTAKALIAFGVKPDLVPSGEQSAAGLLEDWPPYDPVFDPIDRVFLPRADIATETLVAGLIELGWEVDDVTAYRTVRASPPPAETREAIKGGGFDAVLFTSSSTVRNLVGIAGKPHNVTIIACIGPATAKTAEEHGLRVDVMAPEPSVHKLAEALADFGLKRRAAAVEAGDPVTRPSERRPGARRRRTTT